DNA sequence from the Hirundo rustica isolate bHirRus1 chromosome 25, bHirRus1.pri.v3, whole genome shotgun sequence genome:
GCACCCGGCGCTCCCGTTTATGGGAGGTTTTCACCCAAAACGCTTCCCTGGCCTGTCTCGCTTCCCCTGTCCAGCTCATTCCGCGTTATCGGCCCGGCTGAATCAGGAACTGAGAGATGGAGCCCGCAGCTCCAGAGCTGAACTCGACTGCTGGGTCAAACCAGGTcgaattcattattttttaacgcaaaataaataataataataataaaaaaaaccttggGGTTTTCTCCCTCTTTGGCCGTAAGGAGGTGCTGGGTTGGGTTTAGCTCCCCCCTCCTGCCTCTCCGCACCCCAGGGGATTCTTTTCTAGGGATTCAGCACCTTAAATACAACGATGATGTAAAGAATTGTGTTAATTCACTGGACACAGTCCTTCCGTAGCCACAGAGCAGGTGCATAATGTGGAAACTTTTCACTTCTCTGCAGTGTCAAATAATAAAAGTACTGGGGAAGCTTTGGGCACTTCAATTACATCAAATGTGCTGAAAacgaactttttttttttttttttttttttttttttttttttttttttttttttttttttttccttccccaaatctGAATTTAAGAGTTTGCCTTATTTTATCAGCTTAAGTTGCCTTTATCAACAACGTCTCAGCAATAAGTGAGATCAGCTCTGGGTGTGTCCGGGCTGATGGCGGCAGGTGGCACCGCCATGGCCTCACACGGTGGCAGCACCtcgggctggggacagctggattccctccatccatccccatccccatcccctctccaCCTCTGTCTTTATTAAAACGACTGGAACCCTTAAAACCAACACTACCTGTTCTGCATGTCTGTTAAATTCTCTGCCAAGTCTCTGACTCCAGCTGAGCCAAAGGAACTTCCACCTTGTCCTTCTGGTGATGTGAGTTGCCCAACTTGGAGTTTTCCGAGAGGAAAGCAAATTTTTAAGTAAAACTCCCGATGAGTTTGTCAGTTCTTTAGATCCAAAatggggcagcagctccaagcAGCCTGACTGGTTGTTTTCATACCTGAACTTTAAGGTTTATCCCATTTCCacacctttcactatcccaggttgctccaagccccgtccaacctggccttggacacttccagggatccacagcttctctgggcaccctgtgccagggtcacaccaccttcacagggaagaatttttttcctaatccaGAAACAAGACAAGGTGgaattccctgtgtcctctACAAACccaatttctgtttgtttgggggtgtttcctctgtgtgtttgtTGTGGCTTTTGTGTGAACTTACTGTGTTGTCACTTAACTCTGATCTtgtctcttttccctccctgcctgctgctgctttcattctCTAGTATTGGTATTTGCCATTCATTTCACCTTCTGCCTCTCTGCAGCTCATGGTAGGTGACAGATCCCAGGTCAGCCCCTGTGATCCCTCTGCATGCCAAAACTGACAGCAGAAACCAGTgctgggggtttgtttgttccCCAGAACGCTTCCTTTTGCAGAGTTTTGTTCTGCAGCCTGCAGACCTCGTTTATCACCGGTCTGGCTTAATGGCTCCCCAAAAAAATGCTCTTTGACATCATTTAAGGGTGAGGATCAAAGGTAgtggctgggagaggagaactTTTCCCGTTTTTTACAAATTTTCTGCAAATCTGACAATTGTGCAAAGAAAACGTGAGTGACTTTGGTCCTGGCCAGTCCCAGAGTGGATGTGCACAGCACCTGAGTGCTGAGCTGGCCTGGGTTTGGCCTATTCTGGGTCTGAGGAGCTGATTTCAATCTGTGGAGCAAATTCTGTGCCTGGACAACTTTCTAGGACCAGATGAGTCCTTTGTCTTGGTACAGAATTTCTTAAATCCCCGACTGGAGGAGCATTTTGGGCCTGTTGGAAGGACCAGAGCTGGAGCCTAACGGGTGCTGCCTGCTTGTAACGTGTTCAGAGGGAAGAGTTTGAGTCAGATCTCAGCCCTAGGCCTGTGGGTGAGGTAAATTCAGGGCCCTGGCATGGCATCTCCAGCTATCCAGGAGGTGTTGGTCtctttcccaaaatcccagaatgatttgggttgaaagggatcTTAAAACTCACCCACTTCCACcgcctgccaagggcaggggcGCCTTCCAGTAGACCATGTTCCTCCAAGCCCTGTTCCGAGGAGAATGAAGTTGTTGCCAGAATTGGAGCTGGGATCTCTCCTTATTAAGCACCAGATTCCTTTGAGACAGCAGGTCCCTGTTCCCCTCTCCGCGCCGAGGGTGGCGGCGCTGGACACGGAGGCAGCGGAGCCCGGGCGGGTTCTGTTGGGTGAATCCCTTTTCCTGTGCGCAGAACTCAGAGCTGTTCACGCTGACCTACGGCGCCCTGGTGACCCAGCTCTGCAAGGACTACGAGAACGACGACGATGTCAACAAGCAGCTGGACAAAATGTGAGTGGATGCACGAGCGGGAGTGGATGTGGcgtgcaggagctgtgtgggagCCGGGATCACAGCGGGGATCACAGCAGGGATCACAGCCACATCCCTGTGTGCTCCTCCAGGAGCAAAATCCCGGCAGGCTCAAGTTATTTGACACAGATTAGACTTTGTTGTCTTTCTAAAGCTGTTGCTCTGGTCCCTTCACAGGGGTTACAACATCGGTGTCCGGCTCATCGAGGATTTCCTGGCCCGTTCCAATGTTGGGAGATGCCACGACTTCCGTGAAACTGCGGATGTTATTGCAAAGGTAAATGTCCAAGCACGGCTTTGTCAGGTTTTCTTGGGGTTTCTCACATGAGGATGGAATATTTGCTACTCACGGGATTGTTCTGAGAGTTTGATGAAGATTTTAGGgcggcaaaaaaaaaaagctttagcCCAAGTACTGCTGGCTGGTGGGAACTGGAAGAAAGGAGAGATGTTTGCAACCCCCTTGAGTAATTTTACAAAGATCAAAGCCGAGCTGTTGCCTCACTGTTCTTGTTCCTCCTGTTTGCCACAACAGGTTGCATTTAAGATGTACCTGGGCATCACTCCAAGCATCACCAACTGGAGTCCTGGGGGTGATGAGTTCTCCCTGATCTTGGAAAACAACCCCTTGGTGGACTTTGTGGAGCTCCCTGACAACCACTCAACCCTCATCTACTCCAACCTGCTCTGTGGGGTGCTGCGAGGTGCCCTGGAAATGGTGAGCCAGTCTCTCTTCCCTTGGGATGGCTGTATGGATAGCCAGGTGTCAGCAGATGCTTCAGTTCTGGTCCGTGTCCATGACTTCTGGGTTTGCTTGGGATTTGAAATGCATTCCCAGgagaagggcagagctgcaggagcacttGGCTGCTGTCATGGGTGGCAGCTGAGGCCCAGAGGTGGTGCCTGAACCCCTTCAGCTCACAACCCAAGCACTTGTACCTCGCTTATTTGGGTGGAGCTCCAAAAGCCTCACTCTGCAACTGCTGTGAGCTCTGGCTGGGAATTGGACGGGATTTGAGAGCTGTGTCTCAAATGTAGAGCCCTCTGTGTCATGTCATGCCCTTAGAGCCTTTAAGCTGGTGCTCTAGGCTCATTCAGtccctggagaagctgctgtgaAGAGGGAGTTaccagctcctctctcctcttccctcgCTTAGGTGCAGATGGCTGTGGATGTGAAGTTTGTCCAGGACACCCTGAAGGGCGACAGCGTCACAGAAATACGGATGAAGTTCATCAGGAGGATTGAAGACAACCTTCCAGCTGGGGAGGAGTGAACCACGGCCCCGTCTCGCTGGGGACTGGAGGGACCAGCTGGGTTTGGCCATTAGCTTTCCTCACAGATCCACAGGGAtctcctgcccctgcacacTCAGACTGACTCACTGACTATCTCAGATGTTATTTTCTTCTACTCTCACTTCCATCCTCTGTAGAAGACGATTGTCTGGTTGGTGTTTATTTCCCAGGTTCATTCTGAAGCTTTTTCATCAGGTgttgtccttttccctccccctggGGGCTTCCTACGCTCAGTTTCCAGTTGTGACCTGGGTTGTGTGAGAACCACTGCTCAGACTCCAGGAGAGCTCCAGTCTCTCTGCATCTGTGTTGCTGTTGGATGGCCAGAATTGGAGACCAAGCTACAAGAGCCCACTGATTCCCTGCTAAACCCTGTCCTTCCTTAAATGAGGTGTTTAAAATCCGTTTGAAGATGTGTGTAGTGTTTCTGTAGATCAAACTGGCTTCCTGCACTTGGTTCTGAAGTCACTGGCAAATGCAGGCTTGATCCCAAGGGGTGAGGGGAGCCGTTGGAGTGCTGGCACCAGAGttggctctgctccaggggctgtggcACCACAGAAATCTGCGAGTTCCATTTCCACTGGCCTTTGCAGTGTCCCTCCCCCAGGAGCTTCACCACTCCCCTCTCGGGAGGGGAGGAGGTCAAACTCcagtggagcagcaggaacTATTTTACATGGAGAAAGATTGGCTAAAATGGCATTGGTGCTGCACagtgggcacagcccagggctgcaggggagtCACTGAGTGAGAACCAACTCAGGTTGAGGCCTGGGAGGTCTTAAAGACATttcaggctctgctctgctgttggGGATGTAAAGGCTGCATGGTGTGAAGGTACTGGGGTTTGTTCTCACTGGTGTTCAGGCTACAGCAGAATTTCCCACTTACTTGGCActtgctgctctgaaaaatgaATACATAAAGAGGTATTAGATAACAAAAAGCGAGAGATTGGAACACGAGCTTCCTCTGCCGCCCAGAGCCAGAGAACACAACCAGGCATTGGGTTCCCAAATCACTTCACGTAGCATGAAGGCACAGCCCCTCGAGGTCTTTGTGAGCTCCACAATTTGTGTCGGTTGATGCCCGAATGTGAGGTGAGAGGGAGCAACCCACTGCTTGTGCTGctctttttctggcttttctggAGGCATGTGGGGTCATCTGGCACTGGATGGCTTACCCTGTCCCTTTCTTGGCCCCAAAGAGTCCCTTTGGTTGCCCCGTGTGACATGTGCCCTGTGAAGGGACAGTGAGTGGTTGTAAGAGCCGTCAGAGGCATGGTGGTGGCCCGACAGTGGCAGGTGGGTGttggtggcagagctgccacGTGGTCACGTTGCAGAGCTCAAAACCATCCCTTATTTCTCATTGTTGACCATTCCAAATCActttaaagctgcattttagAAGTAATTGCATTAAAAGAACGTCAGTGTCAATTCTTTGGTCTCCTCTTGCCTGTGTCCTGCGGGTGGGTGCCGATGGGGAGTGGCAGCAGGGGCTCAGCCCCTGAGGCTGGCAGGGTGAGGGTGCTGACAGGGTGCCCAGGACTGGCAGGGTGACGGCAGCGCTGCACCAAGAATTCCTGGCTGCCGGCGGGcctggaagctgctgcctggaggaacCTGCCCAGACTTCCACACACAGAGGGACTGGGGGCAGACGCTGGCTTCAGCTCTGTGACTCCACTGTGTGCTCTGCTGGGACTCTGCTGCCAGCCcgaggcagctgctgcagagccaagATTCTCTGTGGGCATCTTCAGTGGCAAAAAAATCACCTGGAGGGGCATCTGagcctcctctgctgccagctcGGTGCTGCTCCATGGCCTCCATCGGCCgtgtggtgctgctgccaggagtgTGGGGACAAGGAACAGCaagggctgctctccaggagAGGTTGATGGTTCCCTTTCTTGTGTAGGTGCTCCCCAGGAGCCCTGCTCTGGTGGGATCTGTGCTCCGTGCTCCTGGGCATTCCCTGCTGGGGGTCACGCTGCAGTCACGCTCAATCCCGAGCACTGAGTGCCCAGGACTGTGCCCCGATCTCTGCCAGCCCCGAGGATGGGGAAGTGGCAGCTTTTGCAATAAAGTGTGTTTTTCCTCTGGAGCTGGCGAGCACCACGTGCTGCCGGCCCggccaggagcaggagccaggcagggcgGCCCCAAACAGCCCCAGCGTGCACCCGGCTCCTGAGGCTGTGTCCTGGGGGTATTGAGCTGCCTTGTCCTCACCCCTGCAGAGAGTGGATCCCCgactcctgctcccagccccttgGGAATTACAGTAATTTGCTGGGGCGACAGGGTCAAAACCAGCCCAGACCTTCTGGaagaacaaaaagcagaaattgcaTTAAGTAAATTAAAACTGTCTACTACTGAGCAGCTCGCTGCAGACGAGGGAGAATATGCAAAAAGCTCTGTTTGAAACCTACTAAATATTACCATGTGCTGTTTATAGGAAACAAATGGGGAAAGGCATCTGCATCAATAAACCCCAACGTGGCTGGGCTTGGACTGAAGCCTTTCCACGGCTCTCGGTTATTGAATACCCGTCGCTTTCATGTGGTGCCAGCCCTGACCCCTGACACATACCGCGGAGGGGAAAGTTGACTTGTGGGAATAATAGACATTCCTAGTGAGCGATTTAACCTGGCAGGAAAAGAGGCGACTTCCAGCCTCTCACATCCCTGTGTGATATTGGAGATGACAATAGCAACAAGTCAAGGGGGGGGAGGCGGGGCGTGGGGTGGGAGCGGTGCCCCAGAGCGACGCTGCGGTGCCTGGGGTGAGCCCCACATCCAGCCCCGTGTGCCCTCACCAGCCTGAGCACCCTGTGGTGGCATTGGCCACGGCACTGAGGctcccagccacagcccagactcccacagcagcaggatgcAGGAGGTCGGTGGAGCGCCTGCAGAGGTGGAAGGAGCTTTCCAGCTCTTGTCGAGCACGCTGGAAGGAGCTGAAGGTCATCGTGTGCCTCACAGGGTGAAGGGTGAGGGTTTAAACCAATTCATGTCCCCAGCGTGGAGACAACCTGGCCAGTTGGAAAACCTGGACaacctggctgctgctcctggctggtgGCAAGTCCCAGCCACAAGCCAGGTAGTCCTGTCCCTTCTTCCAGTGGGaggcagagctcccagccccactcctgTCACCCAGAACAGGCTGGGTGACATCCCTGGGCTCTGTCCACACCTCACAATCCAGCACTTGGCTGAAGGGGCAGCGATGGTGCCGGGAGAGGATCCTGGATGGGACAAGAGGATCTCTCTGGGAAAGAAGTGTTTCCGGGCCGGTGTCctcactgctggggcagctcccacagctTTCAGCCAGATGTGCTTGGCCAGGGTGCCGAGCACTCGCTGAGGCCGTGCGAAGGATGTTTCACCCACGAGGGCTCGTGCACCAGGGAtgggtggcagggctggcacggCGCCGGGGGACAGAAGCAGCCAAGGTGCGGTGGAGCCAGCGGGGGCAGGCAGGTACAGCCCCTCGGGGGCTCTGGCCCCACATCCCTTAAAGCACCTGCCACATCCAGCTGTGGGATTCTCGGGCCGCGGGTACCGCTCAGGTACGGATCCAACTCCCCCCAGATTCCCACCTGTGGCCGACCTGGCCGAGCATCTCCCCACTCTTGGCTCCACACTGGCACCAAATCCACGAGAACACGTTCTCTGGCTGATAATGATCTGGCGAGTTTGGCTACCTGGATGTTTTTATAACCCTTCCTGGGCCCCTGGGCCGGCTGCAACACGTGTTTGGCTATCCTGGGAGCGCGGGCAGCTGACAAAATCCTCTCGCAAGGCACGGCCACGCTGCacccccctgccctggcccaaGGGCAATTTCCAAAGCTGGGAATGCCTCTGGCAGCGGCGCCGGGTCAGGGCAGCCCTTTGGCGACGTTCCTTGGCACCCGCCCTCCCGCAGCATCCTTTGCCAGggcgaggaagaggaggaggtggctgcAGTTCCTCCCTCGGGTCAGGGGAcacaggagcagccccggcAGCGCTGCTCGGAGCTGAGCCACATTCTGGTGGCGTTTGGTATTTGGGGTGACGGGAAGGAAGCTCCATTGTTCCTCTTTTATTGTTTTGTGTTTCCTAAGCGGGATCGGCACCCTCCTCCCACGCTCTGCCCGGCCGCGGAGCGGATCCAGCCCTGTGAACGCCAACGCTGCGCCGGAGGCGGCTGCTGAGTCCTGGGCGAAGGGGAAATGCAGCGAGAATTATCCTCGCTCCAGCACAGACAGGCCAGCACAAGCACGTGCAGGGATGGCGAGTGGCCGAGGCAGGGACACGACTCATCTCAGTGTCCCCGTCCCttctcagctctctgctcccGGGTCTCCGTGGTGCTCTCTTCCTCCCTGGGGCCATTCCGGCAGCGGCAGCTCTTCAGCTGCAAGGGGAAGGACTGATGCAGCCGCAGGGAGGGAGGGTGACATCGGCCACGCCAccattcccagccccacggCACAGCCCTGTGTGGACACTGGTGCTCCCCCGACGTGGGACAGTCCAGTCCCCTGTACCTCCTTCCCCCCACgcccccaaaccccaacacttcaaaccacagctctgctgtcccaccagcagcacctccatTCCCCTCAGCTGCCGGGCTGTGGGATGGCACAAGGACAGCATCCTTTGGGATCCACCCAAAACCGTGCTGGGGTGCCCCTGGGATGGGAACAGCGCTGGCTTTGCACCATAAACACCGAAGCCGTGAGCTCACTGGACCCtagggcagcggggcagggcaACGCCGCTCCAGCCTTCCCGAATTTCCACaggaaaatttccattttcccagctgcagccaggattCGGAGAGCCCAGCGTGCTGGGTTTGCCCAGAGGCTGCTCGGGAAGCTGCTGATGCTGAGCAGCCTTGGCCCGCAACgagagccaggagcaggcaggaattTCGATGagaagtgtttcttttcttttaaaatagttttaattgtGGCTTAGGAGTCTCTGGAATGGTCGCTCTTTCCCTGAGCCTGTGGTGAATGAGGGGTCTGGAGCTGGCAAAAGCGGGTTTGATATAATTTTGTCGCTCAACTTCTTACAGTGTAGATAATTCACACCAAGAAAAATAGGATTAAAAACACTCTACAACGATTTAGGTGGaaatggggagagaaaaaggaagggaggaagaagtCAGGAATGCGAGGGGGTAAGGGACACTCCCAAGCTGAGTCACCAGGCACAGAGAGGAACCCTTTACTAAATTTAGCCTCAGATTGGATCAGTGGATTAAGTCTAAAGGATTTACCAACTCTTAATCATAACAATACCTCATTaacacagcaacagcagcacctGATCAATTGAATAATTTAACTCCTACAAAAAAACTCAAACGGGATTTTCTATAACCATCACTCTAACTGAATTGTAAATCTAAAGCAGCAACATCCACAGCGTGCACACACATGGGCGTAAAGAGCCTGCAGAAAGGAACAGTCCCAAATTCCCCTCAAGTTCAGCAAAATACTCACATTGATGCATCTTCTCGACACGAAGGGTAGAGCCCCGTGGGGTGGGGGTACCCGCCCAGGCTCCGTCATCATCGCTGCTCCTCTGGGGATCACACACAGGATGAGCTCCAAAGAGGAATTCTGCTCTGAGGagatcctggcacagctgctgcagcccaggagagcTCCAGGCTGTCACTCAGGACCACTGGTTACAGGGTTGTGAGATGACAGACTGCAGGCATCAGTGAATTCCCATCCTAGGCTCAGTCCCAATTGGTAGCTAAGGGAATTTTCCTCCAAGTGTCCAACAGCTAAAATACGATTCCACTCAGgctgtttttcagcagaaaaaaataaagtcttgAAGCTGTTGGTGAGAGAAAACAAGAGCTCCTGAGAGACCAGGAAttctgggagcagagagggtTCCTGATAAGCTCAAGGAGAGCCACCTgcccagaaaaataatttacattaaaaaacgATACATTAATTAAAGTGGAGACTTAATGAGCAAGGCTGTCCCTGATCCCACCCCATCGCCCCAACCCTGACCCCATCCCCgatcccatcctgtccctgccatggcaagggGCTCAGCACAAGCAGCACTGAACCAGATGCCTGGATATCCAGGGATGGCTGCAGTCAATCCTTCCAAACAGTCCAGTTAATAGAGAAACGAGAAAACAATTTGTAAACTTAAAACCAATCCCCTCCCTGAACGAAACGGAGCCCCAGACGTCCCTTGCAGCCCCAGGATCCCGTTGGCTTCTCCCTGCCCGTCACACGCAGACACGGGAGCTGACTCGGGAGAAGTGCTCGCCAGAACAATGTCTCTCtttttacagcaaaaaaatattgattttattttaattagcgCTAGCGCTTCCATCCAAGAGCTCCGGGAGAGGTTGCCAGGCGCTtggctggctctgccctgggctgtggctccttgtccctgtcccatggCAGGCACAGAGCCCCCCACAGCTGCCCGCGTGCCCCGGCTGGAGCCAGCGGCTGCCCGGGGCTGGGATCAGCCTTGTGGCCTCTTGCCCAAGCTCTCGGCCGGGGCTGTCGCTGCTCCCCAGGCCCCGCAGCGCCGGGGCCATTGCTGGGAAGGCTCTTGAGCAAGATGCCACCGAGGAGCTGGAGGGTGTTCCCTGCCAAGGGGAGAAAATCCAGCGGCTTCCTCGAGCATGGAACGCTGGAATGACCTGGTGGGACCTCTGCTTGCCTCGTGCTGAGGAGCCCGGAGGGGACACAAAGGCGATGGGGCTGCCCTGGTCTCCTGCATCCCCCCAGCCTCCTTCAGTCCCACATCCCCTTTACTCCAGGGTTCAGCATCCCTCCGTCCCACACTCCCGCATCCCCCAGGCCGGGCAGGGCGCAGAGTGCCGTGCTGCGGGTGCTGGCTGGCCGGGAGCCGGCGAACCGAGCGTTAACCGGGACATTCcggggagcagagccccaggaATGAGGAAGCCGGAGCTGGTACCGTGGTGCAGAGGGCTTTGGCACGGGCTGTGGAAAATGGAGGCCTAGAGAAATGTGACAGCAGGCTGGCCTGGCCGGCAGTACCACACAGGCATAGTTAAGCCTTCAAGCCTGCCATTGTTCTCCCCTAATTATTCCCACTCCCTGAGTATTACACCCCATAATTCAGGAAAGCTGAGTAATGGaagaaacaacagcaattttaatCTCTCAGTACCGGTGGTCTCCAccaaaaaaatgctttcaagaGCTCTGCGGTTGCGACTTCCTCGGTTTGGTGGGCAGTGCAGGGGAGGGGGAACACGGCCACCGGCCTGTGGGTGCTCGGCTAGGACCGGGGGCGAGggggccagcagggatgggaccAGGACCTGGCTCCAGGTGATGGGAGAGGAGCGTGCTGGATGCTGGGAGCATCCCCACCGGGTTCCACGTGAGCCCCACgctggcagctgggctggcatTGGGGTGATTCCAGCTGGGGGACAGCCCCTTGTCCCCTGCACGGGGGGACCTGGTGTCCGTGGAGGGGAGGACCAGAGCTGGGCAAGGCACTCTCATTGTCACCGCTGTGTCTTCTGTTCTCGGCTAAaccacacagagctgggcaaCAGTTTTTTGGTCAAAACATGTTTTCCTTCCTGGGAACTggctttcaggaaaggaaattctGAACTCCCTAGAAATGCTCTTGCTTTTTGACAAAAGCCACTGCGGGTTTGTTTCCTAAGGAGCGAGCCCGGGGTAAACACATTCCCGATCCTGCAAGGGATGAGACCAGGAGCCAGCACTGGTAGCACCAGGGTGCTTTGGAGACCCCCCACATGGGCAGGagggacccccagccctgcctgtgcccctctgcccacTCCAGCACCCCTGGCCGAGTCTAAGCACCTGCACTGTctctccagccctgttcccactcTGAGCATGAGTATTGTGATTGGTCAGTCAGAATGAGCCTTTGTCTGATTTAGCATCACCTGCTCATCAGATCTGGGGGTGCAGGAAGAGGAGCATGGGCAGCAGTGCCCTCAGTGGGGCCAGAACAGATGCAGTGAGCTGGGATCTTTGGGGAGCAACTCGAGGCCAGGGTGTCTGCCAGCCTTCATCTattcctccatccctccatccctccctccttccatccctccatccctccatccctccatcgctccatccctccatccctccatcgctccatccctccatccctccatcgctccatccctccatccctccatccctccatccctacatccttccatccctccatccttccatccctccatccctccatcgctccatccctccatccctccatcgctccatccctccatccctccatccctccatccctacatccttccatccctccatccttccatccctccatccctccatccttccatccctccatc
Encoded proteins:
- the TRAPPC3 gene encoding trafficking protein particle complex subunit 3 isoform X2 — protein: MSRQGGRGTESKKMNSELFTLTYGALVTQLCKDYENDDDVNKQLDKMGYNIGVRLIEDFLARSNVGRCHDFRETADVIAKVAFKMYLGITPSITNWSPGGDEFSLILENNPLVDFVELPDNHSTLIYSNLLCGVLRGALEMVQMAVDVKFVQDTLKGDSVTEIRMKFIRRIEDNLPAGEE
- the TRAPPC3 gene encoding trafficking protein particle complex subunit 3 isoform X1, with protein sequence MSRQGGRGTESKKMYWYLPFISPSASLQLMNSELFTLTYGALVTQLCKDYENDDDVNKQLDKMGYNIGVRLIEDFLARSNVGRCHDFRETADVIAKVAFKMYLGITPSITNWSPGGDEFSLILENNPLVDFVELPDNHSTLIYSNLLCGVLRGALEMVQMAVDVKFVQDTLKGDSVTEIRMKFIRRIEDNLPAGEE